The following coding sequences lie in one Actinomyces capricornis genomic window:
- a CDS encoding trimeric intracellular cation channel family protein, translating into MGPFPQVLPVPDALSDTFRVIDLCGVLLNGILGGLIARRKNFDLVGFIVLAIITATGGGILRDVMIQAGPPFALTDPYYLYTACLGAAVAWFVPMNGRRSRRLLVVADAVILGCWAATGASKALLNGLGLMPAVLLGCLTAVGGSMIRDVSVGETPAVFGGNKLYAVPALVAALTQVAAVHAGLPDAYAMVGSTAIGAGLCLLAYWRSWKLPVVTDLERRRLRARTPATPD; encoded by the coding sequence ATGGGCCCGTTCCCCCAGGTGCTGCCCGTGCCCGATGCCCTGTCGGACACCTTCAGGGTCATCGACCTGTGCGGGGTGCTGCTCAACGGCATCCTGGGCGGGCTCATCGCCCGGCGCAAGAACTTCGACCTGGTGGGCTTCATCGTGCTGGCCATCATCACCGCCACCGGCGGCGGCATCCTGCGCGACGTCATGATCCAGGCGGGCCCGCCCTTCGCCCTGACCGACCCCTACTACCTCTACACCGCCTGCCTGGGCGCCGCCGTGGCGTGGTTCGTCCCCATGAACGGGCGTCGGTCGCGGCGCCTGCTGGTGGTGGCCGACGCCGTCATCCTGGGCTGCTGGGCGGCCACCGGGGCCTCCAAGGCACTGCTCAACGGCCTGGGCCTCATGCCCGCCGTCCTCCTGGGCTGCCTGACAGCAGTGGGCGGCTCCATGATCCGTGACGTCTCGGTCGGCGAGACCCCGGCGGTCTTCGGCGGCAACAAGCTCTACGCGGTCCCCGCCCTGGTGGCCGCCCTGACCCAGGTGGCGGCGGTTCACGCGGGGCTGCCCGACGCCTACGCCATGGTCGGCTCCACCGCGATCGGGGCGGGGCTGTGCCTCCTGGCCTACTGGCGCTCCTGGAAGCTGCCCGTGGTCACCGACCTGGAGCGCCGCCGCCTGCGCGCCCGGACCCCCGCCACTCCCGACTGA
- a CDS encoding YtxH domain-containing protein, giving the protein MAGKIPFIIGLGAGYVLGTRAGRAQYERIKATASRVAEQPYVRQKVDAASARVGQAVRAQGEAVTEKVADAVKERLFGSPSRSAAPASPVQVDDAQVRPLN; this is encoded by the coding sequence ATGGCAGGAAAGATCCCCTTCATCATCGGACTCGGCGCCGGCTACGTGCTGGGCACCCGTGCGGGCCGCGCCCAGTACGAGCGCATCAAGGCCACCGCCTCCCGGGTCGCCGAGCAGCCCTACGTCCGTCAGAAGGTGGACGCGGCCTCGGCCCGCGTGGGCCAGGCCGTGCGCGCCCAGGGCGAGGCCGTCACCGAGAAGGTGGCCGACGCCGTCAAGGAGCGCCTCTTCGGCTCCCCCTCCCGGTCCGCCGCCCCCGCCTCCCCGGTCCAGGTCGACGACGCCCAGGTGCGCCCGTTGAACTGA